In Mobula hypostoma chromosome 10, sMobHyp1.1, whole genome shotgun sequence, a single genomic region encodes these proteins:
- the LOC134353348 gene encoding LOW QUALITY PROTEIN: glucose-dependent insulinotropic receptor (The sequence of the model RefSeq protein was modified relative to this genomic sequence to represent the inferred CDS: substituted 1 base at 1 genomic stop codon) — protein MDINQFGGIVTVLSLLIITSNGLVIVVLALMISKNRSASLYFILNLAIADMLVGFTLFGTAAIVLSRQSFATTRTLCILRISLLMSPSSASILTMVSVAFDRFLAIKVPLRYCQLMTYKMVAGIIGGLWSIALLIGFLPGIIKQPKLNQYNNNCTLFSVVHPNYIIAVFCACFVPASLAFIYFYSVILKIAYSHTQQILESEQVGSVSSLANPPCCHIXDVKPVRTIGILVGCFMVAWAPFFIASIVQACCITCELHILIEDYLSLLALSNSLMNPLIYSYWQKDVRMQVCQMCCRAKFRVAQVLSFCCQRKAGDMQNPGTERGGDDQIPGPCTAIGLASYSTTTSTSKGM, from the coding sequence ATGGATATTAATCAGTTTGGCGGCATTGTGACGGTGCTATCACTGCTTATAATCACTTCCAATGGCCTGGTCATAGTGGTGCTGGCCCTGATGATTTCAAAGAACagatctgccagcttgtacttcatcCTGAACCTGGCAATTGCAGACATGCTTGTGGGATTCACCCTCTTCGGAACTGCAGCGATAGTGCTCAGCAGACAGAGCTTTGCTACCACCAGGACTTTGTGTATATTGCGGATTTCGCTTTTAATGTCACCATCTTCTGCCTCAATCCTAACAATGGTCTCTGTGGCTTTTGACCGTTTTCTAGCCATAAAAGTACCCTTACGGTACTGCCAACTGATGACGTACAAAATGGTGGCTGGGATCATTGGAGGACTCTGGAGCATAGCACTTTTAATTGGATTCCTCCCAGGAATCATTAAACAGCCAAAACTTAATCAATATAATAACAACTGCACCCTATTCTCTGTTGTCCATCCCAACTACATTATCGCTGTGTTTTGTGCTTGCTTTGTTCCTGCTTCATTAGCCTTCATCTACTTCTACAGTGTAATCCTCAAGATAGCATATTCTCACACACAGCAAATCCTAGAGAGTGAGCAAGTAGGCTCCGTCTCCAGCCTAGCTAATCCACCATGCTGCCACATCTGAGACGTCAAGCCAGTGAGGACCATTGGGATTCTTGTTGGATGCTTCATGGTTGCATGGGCTCCATTCTTCATTGCAAGTATCGTGCAAGCATGCTGCATCACCTGTGAATTGCATATTCTCATTGAAGACTACCTCTCTCTTCTTGCCCTTTCCAATTCCCTGATGAATCCACTGATTTATTCCTACTGGCAAAAGGATGTGAGAATGCAAGTTTGTCAGATGTGCTGCCGTGCCAAGTTCAGAGTCGCACAAGTTCTTAGCTTCTGTTGTCAGCGGAAAGCAGGCGACATGCAGAATCCTGGTACAGAGAGAGGGGGCGACGATCAAATACCTGGGCCCTGTACTGCAATCGGATTGGCTAGTTATTCAACAACAACAAGTACATCTAAAGGTATGTGA